One window from the genome of Pyxidicoccus xibeiensis encodes:
- the pbpC gene encoding penicillin-binding protein 1C: protein MSRRRLRGVLLAVLGLAVLYAVVPRPPVREGLGFSQAVFDREGRLLRLTLSPDEKYRLWVPLERIPASLVEATLLHEDQHFRTHFGVNPVALGRAVWSTYLTGGRRMGGSTLTMQLARIRYGIESRTPGGKVLQMLRALQLECTYSKDEILEAYLNLAPYGRNVEGVGAASLIYFAKDVERLSLTEALTLAVVPQSPARRDPGRDAGALTAARLHLFDRWAQVHAEDAERRPLMEQPLPVRTPEDLPFLAPHFVARALRASPSGSSVKSTLDLSMQRLLERHVRQYVEQRRGVGIRNAVALVVDWRSLEVRAAVGSADFFDASIDGQVDGTRAKRSPGSALKPFIYGLAFDQGLVHPRTMLKDAPGGYRGYAPENFDGEFVGPVATEDALVRSRNIPAVALTQRLAAPGLHGLLRKAGVTGLRSEEHYGLALALGSAEVSMVELVELYAMLANAGVLRPLRVEVDAPRDEGVRLLSAEASFLVVDALSRGPRPAQSFRPEWARDTVPVAWKTGTSSGFRDAWSVGIVGPYVVAVWVGNFDGESNPAFVGQTAAAPLMFELVDSVRSRDADVRRVSIAPPPGVSRVHVCALSGGVPGPHCRRKVSTWFIPGTSPIRACDVHREVWVDARTGLRSCSPGPGTRAEVYEFWPSDLLRLFQKAGLPRRVPPPEDSSCGLEQGASEGTPPQITTPEDGVDYNLRASASAPQTVPLAVVTDADVRRVFWFVDEQLVGTAPRGEPLHWAARPGTYVVRAVDDRGRSDARTLRVLLVP from the coding sequence GTGAGCCGCCGCCGGTTGCGCGGAGTGCTGCTGGCGGTGCTGGGGCTCGCGGTGCTGTACGCCGTGGTGCCCCGGCCGCCGGTGCGCGAGGGGCTGGGCTTCTCGCAGGCGGTGTTCGACCGCGAGGGCCGGCTCCTGCGGCTCACCCTGTCGCCGGACGAGAAGTACCGGCTCTGGGTGCCGCTGGAGCGCATCCCCGCGTCGCTCGTGGAGGCCACGCTGCTCCACGAGGACCAGCACTTCCGCACGCACTTCGGCGTCAACCCCGTGGCGCTGGGCCGCGCCGTGTGGAGCACCTACCTCACGGGCGGACGCCGCATGGGTGGCTCCACGCTCACCATGCAGCTGGCGCGCATCCGCTACGGCATCGAGTCCCGCACGCCCGGGGGCAAGGTGCTGCAGATGCTGCGGGCGCTCCAGCTGGAGTGCACGTACTCCAAGGACGAAATCCTGGAGGCGTACCTCAACCTGGCGCCATACGGCCGCAACGTGGAAGGCGTGGGCGCGGCCAGCCTCATCTACTTCGCGAAGGACGTGGAGCGGCTGTCCCTGACGGAGGCGCTCACCCTGGCCGTCGTCCCGCAGAGCCCCGCGCGCAGGGACCCGGGCCGCGACGCTGGAGCGCTGACGGCGGCGCGGCTGCACCTGTTCGACCGCTGGGCCCAGGTGCACGCGGAGGACGCCGAGCGCCGGCCGTTGATGGAGCAGCCCCTGCCGGTGCGCACGCCGGAGGACCTGCCCTTCCTCGCGCCGCACTTCGTGGCGCGCGCGCTGCGGGCCAGTCCCTCGGGCTCCAGCGTGAAGAGCACGCTCGATTTGTCCATGCAGCGGCTGCTGGAGCGCCACGTGCGGCAGTACGTGGAGCAGCGGCGCGGGGTGGGCATCCGCAACGCGGTGGCGCTGGTGGTGGACTGGCGCTCGCTGGAGGTGCGCGCGGCGGTGGGCTCGGCGGACTTCTTCGACGCGTCCATCGACGGGCAGGTTGATGGCACGCGGGCGAAGCGCTCACCGGGCTCGGCGCTCAAGCCCTTCATCTACGGGCTCGCCTTCGACCAGGGGCTGGTGCACCCGCGCACCATGCTGAAGGACGCGCCCGGGGGCTACCGGGGGTATGCGCCGGAGAACTTCGACGGCGAGTTCGTGGGCCCCGTCGCCACGGAGGACGCGCTGGTGCGCAGCCGCAACATCCCCGCGGTGGCGCTGACGCAGCGGCTCGCCGCGCCCGGGCTGCATGGCCTGCTGCGCAAGGCGGGCGTCACCGGCCTGCGCTCCGAGGAGCACTACGGCCTGGCCCTGGCCCTGGGCTCGGCGGAGGTGTCCATGGTGGAGCTGGTGGAGCTGTACGCCATGCTCGCCAACGCGGGCGTGCTCCGGCCGCTGCGGGTGGAGGTGGACGCTCCTCGCGACGAGGGCGTGCGCCTGCTGAGCGCCGAGGCCAGCTTCCTGGTGGTGGACGCGCTGTCGCGCGGGCCCCGGCCCGCGCAGTCCTTCCGGCCCGAGTGGGCGCGGGACACCGTGCCGGTGGCGTGGAAGACGGGCACCTCGTCCGGCTTCAGGGATGCGTGGAGCGTGGGCATCGTGGGGCCGTACGTGGTGGCGGTGTGGGTGGGGAACTTCGACGGGGAGTCCAACCCCGCCTTCGTGGGGCAGACGGCGGCGGCGCCGCTGATGTTCGAGCTGGTGGACTCGGTGCGCTCGCGGGACGCGGACGTGCGGCGCGTGAGCATCGCGCCGCCTCCGGGCGTCAGCCGCGTACACGTGTGCGCGCTGTCTGGTGGCGTCCCCGGGCCGCACTGCCGCCGGAAGGTGAGCACGTGGTTCATCCCGGGGACCTCGCCCATCCGCGCGTGCGACGTGCACCGGGAGGTCTGGGTGGACGCGCGCACGGGGCTGCGCTCCTGCTCCCCGGGGCCGGGCACCCGGGCGGAGGTGTACGAGTTCTGGCCGTCGGACCTGCTGCGCCTGTTCCAGAAGGCGGGCCTGCCGCGCCGGGTGCCGCCGCCGGAGGACTCGAGCTGCGGGCTGGAGCAGGGCGCCAGCGAGGGCACGCCGCCGCAAATCACGACGCCGGAGGACGGGGTGGACTACAACCTGCGGGCGTCCGCTTCCGCGCCGCAGACGGTGCCGCTGGCGGTGGTGACGGACGCGGACGTGCGCCGCGTGTTCTGGTTCGTGGACGAGCAACTGGTGGGCACCGCGCCTCGCGGTGAGCCGCTGCACTGGGCGGCACGGCCGGGCACGTACGTGGTGCGCGCCGTGGATGACCGGGGCCGCTCCGACGCGCGCACCCTGCGCGTCCTGCTGGTGCCTTGA
- a CDS encoding alpha-2-macroglobulin: MSSNESEPTPPRPRLATRVFGELRWTPPSWAATLGSAIARTVRRCGTWVRQHPKGIALCLGLLVLLAVSVDAGYRWYQNRPKPVSYSLSATHPPLTRIEDVPTPGAVYVHFTGSVAPLEAIGKPVTAGITLTPAVRGEWRWANDRMLTFTPAEDWGVGQEYKVVLDRTLFPSHILLDAYETTFRSAAFSASITDAQFYEDPRNPKEKRVVATLTFSHPVDSATLVRKLSLRMPQEKTSLLGTDYREIPLTVTYDKLKGQAYVQSDLMPIPDRDTSVKLVLDSGVSASRGGAGTLTVQDRSVRIPGMYTYFRAQGVEVSLVRNDRYEPEQVLIINLSTGVTEAELRKHLQVWVLPKDRPAKDGQPVEPNANWANQGVGHIGQELLTAPARLKLDPIAADKEYATLHSFRIRADVGRYLYVRLGKGMQSAGGYVLAEEYNTVLDVPPFPEEVSILHAGALLSLAGEKKVTVLSRDVQALRFELGRVLPNHLNHLVTQTEGRFSHPYFQNYRFDAENISEGFSEVRPLEGAGRGKAQYAAFDLAPYLTPKDTPEARRGLFFFKVKSWDVAHDRSTGQEDTRLLLVTDLGLVVKDNSDGSHDVFVQSLGSGLPAEGVTVSVLGKNGLPVVSATTDADGHAAIPRLTDFRREQTPVVYLARKGEDFAFIPVQRTDRQLNFSRFDVGGMTSGSTPERLSAFLFSDRGLYRPGDTFHVGLVVKASDWSRPPTGLPLEVAVIDPRGLEVQKKKVVLSAMGLEGFQYTTDETSPTGNYQVNLYVVKDGQRGNHLGSTTVRVEEFLPDRMRITTRFSAENTEGWVPPKELKGLVTLKNLFGIPAADRRVSAEVSLSPAYPSFRKHPGYLFHDPLRAPRSFTERLEDTTTDENGEVALELGLEKFEKATWRVSFLAEGYEAEGGRGVSSEASLLVSPLPYLIGFKPDGALAYLSKGSAREVHFIAVDPTLKKLAVQGLKAELVERRWVSVLTQQANGTYSYQSARRDTVVRTRELPLGEGGFKYALSTEQPGDFVVLVKDAEGTELSRVEYSVAGHANLTRALEKNAELEVKLARQDYAPGDDIELSIKAPYTGAGLITIERDRVYAWKWFKADATSTVQTIRLPPGLEGNGYVNVAFVRAMDSQEIFMSPLSYGVVPFSVSRESRALSVTLTSADKARPGEPYRIRYRGNRAGKAVVFAVDEGILQVAGYATPDPLAHYFKKRALEVRTGQILDLLLPEFSVSRAVSSMGGDDEGAAAIGKNLNPFKRKRDKPVAYWSGVVDIDETERTLTYHVPDSFNGELRLMAVAVGTESVGAASRRAIIRGPFVITPSVPTFVAPGDEFNVGVAVANSLDGSGKGAEVVLELKTSEHLEVLDEVKRPLKIDEGREASTTFRVRAKKVLGSGSFAFTASLGKERVKQTVDLSVRPPVPFLTSVAGGYVQDGRADLPVPRKLYGAYRTMEVSASPLPVGLARGLATYLEKYPYGCTEQLVSRAFPAVVLKGRRELLGQGPQVADVSFASALETLRSRQNEEGAFGLWAANSYAPTLPSIYALHFLTEAKERGFPVPPELLNRGLTWLTGLVAYSPSSLGQARNLAYAHYVLTRNGKVSRQTVASLREFLDLNYAEQWPKDLTAAYLAATYRLLKQDKEAERVLKSVRIGAPQQTDYAYLYDGLVYDSQVLYLLSRHFPEKLEEVSGKTLADMTKPILDERFNTLSSSYAILGLEAYAQALGAKGMPSRSGAAILEKVADTLRPLTVPEGLFPRVDFSDEASAVRVEGPSAAPLFFQVTQAGYDLELPTQPILQKLEVQRELRSLDGKVVTEVPLGGEVEVHLKLRSLRDALSQVAITDLLPGGFEVVMEKPATPSSEEESESESEPESEESSEGDEGSDEGEGEEQYYSEPEPVAGGWVPPVGSEQSSFAPEYVDIREDRVVLYGQVGSSVTEYIYRIKATNTGQFVMPPAFAEGMYDRSVRARSLGAKVTVLAP, encoded by the coding sequence ATGTCCTCAAACGAATCGGAACCCACTCCGCCCCGACCGCGGCTCGCCACCCGCGTCTTCGGAGAGCTTCGCTGGACCCCGCCGTCCTGGGCCGCCACGCTGGGCAGCGCCATCGCCCGCACCGTGCGCCGCTGCGGCACGTGGGTTCGCCAGCACCCCAAGGGCATCGCGCTCTGCCTGGGCCTGCTGGTGCTGCTGGCCGTCTCGGTGGATGCCGGCTACCGCTGGTACCAGAACCGCCCCAAGCCGGTGAGCTACTCGCTCTCCGCCACCCACCCTCCGCTGACGCGGATTGAAGACGTCCCCACGCCGGGGGCGGTCTACGTCCACTTCACCGGCTCGGTGGCGCCCCTGGAGGCGATTGGCAAGCCCGTCACGGCCGGCATCACCCTCACTCCCGCCGTTCGCGGTGAGTGGCGCTGGGCCAATGACCGGATGCTCACCTTCACCCCGGCCGAGGACTGGGGCGTGGGGCAGGAGTACAAGGTCGTCCTGGACCGGACGCTGTTCCCGAGCCACATCCTGCTCGACGCGTACGAGACTACCTTCCGCTCCGCCGCATTCTCCGCCTCCATCACCGACGCGCAGTTCTACGAGGACCCGCGCAATCCCAAGGAGAAGCGCGTGGTGGCGACGCTGACCTTCTCCCATCCGGTGGACTCGGCCACGCTCGTGCGCAAGCTCTCGCTGCGCATGCCCCAGGAGAAGACCTCCCTGCTCGGCACGGACTACCGGGAGATTCCCCTCACCGTCACCTACGACAAGCTGAAGGGACAGGCCTACGTCCAGTCGGACCTCATGCCGATTCCGGACCGGGACACCTCCGTGAAGCTGGTGCTGGACTCGGGCGTCAGCGCATCCCGGGGCGGGGCCGGCACCCTGACGGTGCAGGACCGCAGCGTCCGCATCCCCGGCATGTACACGTACTTCCGTGCGCAGGGGGTCGAGGTGTCGCTCGTGCGCAACGACCGCTACGAGCCGGAGCAGGTGCTCATCATCAACCTCTCCACCGGCGTCACCGAGGCGGAGCTGCGCAAGCATCTCCAGGTCTGGGTGCTCCCCAAGGACCGTCCGGCGAAGGACGGCCAGCCCGTGGAGCCCAACGCGAACTGGGCCAACCAGGGCGTGGGGCACATCGGTCAGGAGCTGCTCACGGCCCCCGCCCGGCTGAAGCTGGACCCCATCGCCGCGGACAAGGAGTACGCCACGCTGCACAGCTTCCGCATCCGCGCGGACGTGGGGCGCTACCTCTACGTGCGGCTCGGAAAGGGCATGCAGTCCGCGGGCGGCTACGTGCTGGCCGAGGAGTACAACACCGTCCTCGACGTGCCGCCCTTCCCGGAGGAGGTGAGCATCCTCCACGCGGGTGCGCTGCTCAGCCTCGCGGGCGAGAAGAAGGTCACCGTGCTGTCGCGCGACGTCCAGGCGCTGCGCTTCGAGCTGGGCCGCGTGCTGCCGAACCACCTCAACCACCTGGTGACGCAGACCGAGGGCCGCTTCTCCCATCCCTACTTCCAGAACTACCGGTTCGACGCGGAGAACATCTCCGAGGGCTTCTCCGAGGTGCGCCCGCTGGAAGGTGCCGGCCGGGGCAAGGCGCAGTACGCCGCCTTCGACCTGGCCCCCTACCTCACGCCCAAGGACACTCCCGAGGCCCGGCGCGGCCTGTTCTTCTTCAAGGTCAAGAGCTGGGATGTGGCGCATGACCGGTCCACGGGACAGGAGGACACCCGGCTGCTGCTGGTGACGGACCTGGGCCTGGTGGTGAAGGACAACTCGGACGGCTCGCATGACGTGTTCGTGCAGAGCCTCGGCTCCGGCCTGCCCGCCGAGGGCGTGACGGTGAGCGTGCTGGGGAAGAACGGCCTGCCGGTGGTGAGCGCCACCACGGACGCGGACGGCCACGCCGCCATCCCCAGGCTGACGGACTTCCGCCGCGAGCAGACGCCCGTCGTGTACCTGGCGCGCAAGGGCGAGGACTTCGCCTTCATCCCCGTCCAACGCACCGACCGGCAGCTCAACTTCAGCCGCTTCGACGTGGGCGGCATGACGAGCGGCTCCACGCCGGAGCGGCTCTCCGCCTTCCTGTTCTCCGACCGCGGCCTGTACCGCCCCGGGGACACCTTCCACGTGGGCCTGGTGGTGAAGGCCTCCGACTGGAGCCGCCCGCCCACCGGCCTGCCGCTGGAGGTGGCCGTCATCGACCCGCGGGGCCTGGAGGTCCAGAAGAAGAAGGTCGTCCTCTCCGCCATGGGCCTGGAGGGGTTCCAGTACACGACGGACGAGACGTCCCCCACGGGCAACTACCAGGTGAACCTGTACGTGGTGAAGGACGGCCAGCGGGGCAACCACCTGGGCTCCACCACCGTGCGCGTGGAGGAGTTCCTGCCGGACCGCATGCGCATCACCACCCGCTTCAGCGCCGAGAACACCGAGGGCTGGGTGCCCCCGAAGGAGCTCAAGGGCCTGGTGACGCTGAAGAACCTCTTCGGCATCCCCGCCGCGGACCGGCGCGTGTCCGCCGAGGTGTCCCTCAGCCCGGCGTACCCCAGCTTCCGCAAGCACCCCGGCTACCTCTTCCATGACCCGCTGCGCGCTCCGCGCAGCTTCACCGAGCGCCTGGAGGACACCACCACCGACGAGAATGGCGAGGTGGCGCTGGAGCTGGGCCTTGAGAAGTTCGAGAAGGCCACCTGGCGCGTGTCCTTCCTGGCGGAGGGCTACGAGGCCGAGGGCGGCCGGGGCGTGTCCTCCGAGGCGTCGCTGCTGGTGTCTCCGCTGCCGTACCTCATCGGCTTCAAGCCGGATGGCGCCCTGGCGTACCTGAGCAAGGGCTCCGCGCGCGAGGTGCATTTCATTGCCGTGGACCCCACGCTGAAGAAGCTGGCGGTGCAGGGGTTGAAGGCGGAGCTGGTGGAGCGGCGCTGGGTATCCGTGCTCACGCAGCAGGCCAACGGCACCTACAGCTACCAGTCCGCCCGCCGCGACACCGTGGTGCGCACCCGCGAGCTGCCGCTGGGCGAGGGCGGCTTCAAGTACGCCCTGTCCACCGAGCAGCCCGGCGACTTCGTGGTGCTGGTGAAGGACGCGGAGGGCACGGAGCTCAGCCGTGTGGAGTATTCCGTGGCGGGCCACGCCAACCTCACCCGCGCGCTGGAGAAGAACGCCGAGCTGGAGGTGAAGCTCGCGCGGCAGGACTACGCGCCGGGCGATGACATCGAGCTGAGCATCAAGGCGCCGTACACGGGCGCGGGCCTCATCACGATTGAGAGAGACCGCGTCTACGCCTGGAAGTGGTTCAAGGCGGACGCCACCAGCACCGTGCAGACCATCCGCCTGCCGCCGGGCCTGGAGGGGAACGGGTACGTCAACGTGGCCTTCGTGCGCGCCATGGACTCGCAGGAGATCTTCATGAGCCCGCTGAGCTACGGCGTGGTGCCGTTCTCCGTGAGCCGCGAGAGCCGCGCGCTGAGCGTGACGCTGACCAGCGCGGACAAGGCCCGCCCCGGCGAGCCGTACCGCATCCGCTACCGCGGCAACCGCGCGGGCAAGGCGGTGGTGTTCGCGGTGGACGAGGGCATCCTCCAGGTGGCCGGCTACGCGACGCCGGACCCGCTGGCGCACTACTTCAAGAAGCGCGCGCTGGAGGTGCGCACCGGGCAGATCCTGGACCTGCTGCTGCCGGAGTTCTCCGTGTCCCGGGCCGTGTCCTCCATGGGCGGCGACGACGAGGGCGCGGCGGCCATCGGGAAGAACCTGAACCCGTTCAAGCGCAAGCGGGACAAGCCCGTGGCGTACTGGTCCGGCGTCGTCGACATCGACGAGACGGAGCGGACGCTCACCTACCACGTGCCCGACTCCTTCAACGGTGAGCTGCGCCTCATGGCCGTGGCCGTGGGGACGGAGTCCGTGGGCGCGGCGAGCCGGCGGGCCATCATCCGCGGGCCCTTCGTGATTACGCCCAGCGTGCCCACCTTCGTCGCGCCCGGGGACGAGTTCAACGTGGGCGTGGCGGTGGCCAACAGCCTGGACGGTTCCGGCAAGGGCGCGGAGGTGGTGCTGGAGCTGAAGACGTCCGAGCACCTGGAGGTGCTGGACGAGGTGAAGCGGCCGCTGAAGATTGACGAGGGGCGCGAGGCGAGCACGACGTTCCGGGTGCGGGCGAAGAAGGTGCTCGGCTCGGGCTCGTTCGCCTTCACCGCGTCCCTGGGGAAGGAGCGCGTGAAGCAGACGGTGGACCTGAGCGTGAGGCCGCCGGTGCCCTTCCTCACCTCCGTGGCAGGCGGCTACGTCCAGGACGGCAGGGCGGACCTGCCGGTGCCGCGCAAGCTGTACGGCGCGTACCGGACGATGGAGGTGAGCGCGTCGCCGCTGCCGGTGGGCCTGGCGCGCGGCCTGGCCACGTACCTGGAGAAGTACCCCTACGGGTGCACCGAGCAGCTCGTCAGCCGCGCCTTCCCGGCGGTGGTGCTGAAGGGCCGGCGCGAGCTGCTGGGGCAGGGGCCGCAGGTGGCCGACGTGTCCTTTGCCTCCGCGCTCGAGACGCTGCGCTCGCGGCAGAACGAGGAAGGGGCCTTCGGGCTGTGGGCGGCCAACTCGTACGCGCCCACGCTGCCGAGCATCTACGCGCTGCACTTCCTCACCGAGGCGAAGGAGCGGGGCTTCCCGGTGCCGCCCGAGCTGCTGAACCGGGGCCTCACGTGGCTGACGGGCCTGGTGGCCTACAGCCCCTCCAGCCTGGGCCAGGCGCGCAACCTCGCGTATGCGCACTACGTCCTCACCCGCAACGGCAAGGTGTCCCGGCAGACGGTGGCCTCCCTGCGCGAGTTCCTCGACCTGAACTACGCGGAGCAGTGGCCCAAGGATTTGACGGCCGCGTACCTGGCGGCGACGTACCGGCTGCTCAAGCAGGACAAGGAGGCCGAGCGCGTCCTCAAGTCGGTCCGCATCGGAGCGCCGCAGCAGACGGACTACGCGTACCTCTATGACGGGCTCGTCTACGACTCGCAGGTGCTCTATCTGCTGTCGCGCCACTTCCCGGAGAAGCTCGAGGAGGTCAGCGGCAAGACGCTGGCCGACATGACGAAGCCCATCCTCGACGAGCGCTTCAACACGCTGTCCTCCTCGTACGCCATCCTGGGGCTGGAGGCCTATGCCCAGGCGCTGGGCGCGAAGGGGATGCCGTCGCGCAGCGGGGCCGCCATCCTGGAGAAGGTGGCGGACACGCTCCGCCCGCTCACGGTGCCCGAGGGGCTCTTCCCCCGGGTGGACTTCTCCGACGAGGCCAGCGCCGTCCGCGTGGAGGGGCCTTCGGCGGCGCCGCTGTTCTTCCAGGTGACGCAGGCGGGCTACGACCTGGAGCTGCCGACGCAGCCCATCCTCCAGAAGCTGGAGGTGCAGCGCGAGCTGCGGAGCCTGGACGGCAAGGTCGTCACCGAGGTGCCGCTGGGCGGCGAGGTGGAGGTCCACCTGAAGCTGCGCTCGCTCAGGGACGCCCTCTCCCAGGTCGCCATCACCGACCTGCTGCCGGGCGGCTTCGAGGTGGTGATGGAGAAGCCCGCCACGCCTTCCTCCGAAGAGGAATCGGAGTCCGAGTCGGAGCCCGAATCCGAGGAGTCCTCCGAGGGGGACGAGGGCTCCGACGAAGGGGAGGGCGAGGAGCAGTACTACAGCGAGCCCGAGCCCGTCGCGGGCGGCTGGGTGCCTCCGGTGGGCAGCGAGCAGTCCTCGTTCGCTCCGGAGTACGTGGACATCCGCGAGGACCGGGTGGTGCTCTACGGTCAGGTGGGCTCCAGCGTCACCGAGTACATCTACCGCATCAAGGCGACCAACACCGGCCAGTTCGTGATGCCGCCGGCCTTCGCCGAGGGCATGTATGACCGGAGCGTGCGGGCGCGCTCGCTGGGGGCGAAGGTGACGGTGCTCGCGCCGTGA
- a CDS encoding serine/threonine-protein kinase produces the protein MERVQSVSGSREDRASCVVCEAPLEGPRCDHCGAAVAPGGYRIRRLISQSVHGRVYLAEGPEGRPVALKELLFALVPGVEQLDAFEREAAVLRSLSHPDIPRFVASFKEGSGVGTRLYLAQEFLEGESLLQRIERQRLDEDETWALAEQVLRTLQALHERTPALLHRDVKPANLILRPDGRVALVDFGAARHLARDVTHGSTLVGTFGYMPPEQLGGTVEPSSDLYALGATLVHALSGRMPSDLLDEGMALSFEKHVQGSSRLRDFLGRLLAPKRSGRFASAAEALAALRAAREVPMAPPPALAAPVEAPAARQDAQAATAPRAPMSTNRRMALLALTVGLGMGLLVVGAWVAGELWGTPPVVVVERDPSLESPPPQVAPGPPARPAPPQRDGSRRTFRTPWPGEPSGSR, from the coding sequence TTGGAGCGCGTCCAGTCCGTGTCGGGGAGCCGGGAGGACAGGGCTTCGTGTGTGGTCTGCGAGGCGCCCCTCGAAGGCCCCCGGTGCGACCACTGCGGTGCGGCGGTGGCCCCGGGCGGCTACCGCATCCGGCGGCTCATCTCCCAGTCCGTGCATGGCCGGGTGTACCTCGCGGAGGGCCCGGAGGGGCGCCCCGTGGCGCTCAAGGAGCTGCTCTTCGCGCTGGTGCCCGGTGTGGAGCAACTCGATGCCTTCGAGCGCGAGGCCGCGGTGCTCCGCTCGCTGAGCCACCCCGACATCCCCCGCTTCGTCGCGAGCTTCAAAGAGGGGAGCGGGGTGGGGACGCGGCTCTACCTCGCCCAGGAGTTCCTGGAGGGGGAGTCGCTCCTCCAGCGCATCGAACGGCAGCGCCTGGACGAGGACGAGACGTGGGCACTGGCCGAGCAGGTGCTCCGGACGCTCCAGGCCCTGCACGAGCGCACGCCCGCGCTCCTCCACCGGGACGTGAAGCCCGCCAACCTCATCCTCCGCCCGGACGGGCGCGTGGCGCTGGTGGACTTCGGCGCCGCCCGGCATCTGGCCCGCGACGTGACTCACGGCTCCACGCTGGTGGGTACCTTCGGCTACATGCCTCCTGAGCAGCTCGGCGGGACGGTGGAGCCCTCCAGTGACCTCTATGCACTGGGCGCCACGCTGGTCCACGCGCTCAGCGGACGCATGCCGTCGGACCTGCTCGATGAGGGGATGGCGCTCTCCTTCGAGAAGCACGTCCAGGGCTCCTCCCGGCTCCGGGACTTCCTCGGCCGGCTGCTGGCTCCGAAGCGCTCGGGGCGGTTCGCCTCCGCGGCCGAAGCGCTCGCTGCCCTCCGAGCTGCTCGGGAAGTTCCGATGGCTCCGCCGCCGGCCCTGGCGGCCCCTGTCGAAGCGCCCGCGGCACGACAGGACGCGCAGGCCGCCACCGCCCCGCGCGCCCCAATGAGCACGAATCGGCGCATGGCGCTGCTGGCGCTCACCGTAGGCCTGGGCATGGGGCTCCTGGTCGTCGGCGCGTGGGTGGCGGGCGAGCTGTGGGGGACGCCTCCGGTCGTCGTCGTGGAGCGCGACCCGTCCCTCGAGTCACCTCCTCCCCAGGTGGCGCCGGGCCCGCCCGCGCGGCCCGCGCCGCCGCAGCGGGACGGGTCCCGCCGGACCTTCCGCACACCGTGGCCGGGTGAGCCCTCCGGCTCCCGCTGA
- a CDS encoding sodium:solute symporter produces MTLLDWLVLGGTTAFIVVWGLWKARKATTSEDYLRGARELKWPTIGLSVMATQASAITFLSVPGQAYEDGMRFVQFYFGLPIAMIIISAVFVPIYYRLNVITAYQYLESRFDLKTRLLGAFLFLIQRGLAAGITIYAPSIILSTILGWPLEPTVVAMGALVIVYTVTGGSNAVSQTQKQQMVVMMGGMVVAAIVIVWRLPEHISFGKAVDVAGAFGRMNVVSFDLDVQDRYNFWSGITGGLFLSLSYFGTDQSQVGRYLTGRSITESRLGLLFNGVLKIPMQFLILFVGILVFVFYQFSTPPLLFNEPLRERVQGTAQAGEYAAVEAKWEQVQSGKRAEVERFLAAREAGDAATEATSREALRSAAKQASDVRKEAKAVVARALPGVETKDSDYIFIGFVKRWLPNGLFGLLIAVILAAAMSSIASELNALGATTTVDFYRRVFRQDASDKHVLVASKLFTVFWGLVAVSFATFASLLDNLIQAVNILGSIFYGTVLGLFLVAFFVKHVRGHAVFIAAVISQSTVIALFMLSDIGYLWFNVIGCTLVVVLSLVVQTVLPRAPEPAPAATGS; encoded by the coding sequence GTGACACTGCTCGACTGGCTGGTCCTCGGCGGGACGACGGCGTTCATCGTGGTGTGGGGACTCTGGAAGGCTCGCAAGGCCACCACCAGCGAGGACTACCTGCGCGGGGCCCGTGAGCTGAAGTGGCCCACCATCGGCCTGTCGGTGATGGCCACGCAGGCGAGCGCCATCACCTTCCTCTCCGTCCCCGGGCAGGCGTACGAGGACGGGATGCGCTTCGTGCAGTTCTACTTCGGACTGCCGATTGCGATGATCATCATCAGCGCGGTCTTCGTCCCCATCTACTACCGGCTGAACGTCATCACCGCGTACCAGTACCTGGAGTCGCGCTTCGACCTGAAGACGCGCCTGCTGGGCGCGTTCCTCTTCCTCATCCAGCGCGGGCTGGCGGCGGGCATCACCATCTACGCCCCGTCCATCATCCTCTCCACCATCCTCGGCTGGCCGCTGGAGCCCACGGTGGTGGCCATGGGCGCGCTGGTCATCGTCTACACGGTGACGGGCGGCTCCAACGCCGTCAGCCAGACGCAGAAGCAGCAGATGGTGGTGATGATGGGCGGCATGGTGGTGGCCGCCATCGTCATCGTGTGGCGGCTGCCCGAGCACATCTCGTTCGGCAAGGCCGTGGACGTGGCGGGCGCCTTTGGCCGGATGAACGTGGTGAGCTTCGACCTGGACGTGCAGGACCGCTACAACTTCTGGTCCGGCATCACCGGCGGCCTCTTCCTGTCCCTGTCGTACTTCGGCACGGACCAGTCGCAGGTGGGCCGCTACCTGACGGGGCGCTCCATCACCGAGAGCCGGCTGGGACTGCTGTTCAACGGCGTGCTGAAGATTCCGATGCAGTTCCTCATCCTCTTCGTCGGAATCCTCGTCTTCGTCTTCTACCAGTTCAGCACGCCGCCCCTGCTGTTCAACGAGCCGCTCCGTGAGCGCGTGCAGGGCACCGCGCAGGCGGGGGAGTACGCCGCGGTCGAGGCGAAGTGGGAGCAGGTGCAGTCGGGCAAGCGCGCGGAGGTGGAGCGCTTCCTCGCGGCGCGCGAGGCGGGCGACGCGGCGACCGAGGCCACCTCGCGAGAGGCGCTGCGGAGCGCGGCGAAGCAGGCCAGTGACGTCCGCAAGGAGGCCAAGGCGGTGGTGGCCCGCGCGCTGCCGGGCGTGGAGACCAAGGACTCCGACTACATCTTCATCGGCTTCGTGAAGCGCTGGCTGCCCAATGGCCTCTTCGGGTTGCTCATCGCGGTCATCCTCGCGGCGGCGATGAGCTCCATCGCCAGCGAGCTGAACGCCCTGGGCGCCACGACGACGGTGGACTTCTACCGGCGGGTGTTCCGCCAGGACGCGTCGGACAAGCACGTGCTGGTGGCGTCCAAGCTGTTCACCGTGTTCTGGGGGCTGGTGGCCGTCAGCTTCGCGACGTTCGCGTCGCTGCTCGACAACCTCATCCAGGCCGTGAACATCCTGGGGTCCATCTTCTACGGCACGGTGCTGGGCCTCTTCCTGGTGGCCTTCTTCGTCAAGCACGTGCGCGGGCACGCGGTGTTCATCGCCGCCGTCATCTCGCAGTCGACGGTGATTGCCCTCTTCATGCTGAGCGACATCGGCTACCTGTGGTTCAACGTCATCGGCTGCACGCTGGTGGTGGTGCTGAGCCTGGTGGTCCAGACCGTGCTGCCCAGGGCGCCGGAGCCCGCCCCGGCGGCGACGGGGAGCTAG